One Jeotgalicoccus saudimassiliensis DNA window includes the following coding sequences:
- a CDS encoding alpha-amylase family glycosyl hydrolase, translating into MKKMLAFMSTVLAVLFMSTGPVSAEENTYDRIYMITVDRFLNNNTSNDIGVTADGDPYYPFGGDFDGVKPYLEYIKDMGFNTVMLSPVTERAEDDYLGYDVTDYGAISEAYGSPEDFNNLIGEAHELDMKVIVDMPAVATDDYTALESPVFNDVQADYYEDIGREIIDLNDADNQETYRAMVQNFIDTYDVDGISMFVNQDGLNAEEFMPEGIETYGILSTGELTSEGFDTTASEQFRAELAETYGGINQDIPEFPEDQQLIMADHWFSERFTHHAAEQNMFPGTRVQQLVNYLYAYRGPIAMTYGTEVAFNGSEYPEVHPQMDFRSDKEVIEFMENIAVVYRNHEIMQSPESETETILNEAGQYLVKYYTDDVDYLLNINNTTETQSNTLKQTAEEEGKVLSGMLIGDMIRPHEGEFIAVLDREETELYSIIDEAGFNNGYLYAAVLIFGIFAVFVWVAASRSKKARLQREQNEQNNK; encoded by the coding sequence ATGAAGAAAATGCTAGCGTTTATGAGCACGGTTCTGGCAGTGCTGTTTATGAGCACGGGTCCTGTATCAGCTGAAGAAAATACATATGACAGAATTTATATGATTACTGTCGACCGCTTTTTAAATAATAATACGTCAAATGATATCGGCGTAACTGCAGACGGTGATCCGTACTACCCGTTCGGCGGGGACTTTGACGGGGTTAAACCGTATCTTGAATACATTAAGGATATGGGATTCAACACGGTTATGCTGTCACCTGTAACAGAACGCGCTGAAGATGACTATCTCGGATACGACGTCACAGACTACGGTGCAATCTCTGAAGCATACGGCAGCCCGGAAGACTTCAACAATCTTATCGGTGAAGCACATGAACTGGATATGAAAGTAATCGTTGATATGCCCGCAGTGGCAACAGATGATTATACAGCACTTGAATCACCTGTATTCAACGACGTGCAGGCGGACTACTACGAGGATATCGGTAGAGAGATTATCGATTTGAACGATGCGGATAACCAGGAAACATACCGGGCGATGGTCCAGAACTTTATCGATACTTACGATGTTGACGGTATCAGCATGTTTGTGAACCAGGACGGTTTAAATGCAGAGGAATTCATGCCTGAAGGCATTGAAACCTACGGAATTTTATCGACTGGGGAACTGACGTCCGAAGGATTTGATACGACAGCATCAGAACAATTCAGAGCTGAACTTGCAGAAACATACGGTGGAATTAACCAGGATATTCCTGAATTCCCGGAAGATCAACAATTGATTATGGCCGATCACTGGTTCTCTGAGCGCTTCACTCATCACGCGGCAGAACAGAACATGTTCCCGGGTACGAGAGTCCAGCAGCTGGTGAATTATTTATACGCATACCGTGGACCAATTGCTATGACATATGGTACAGAAGTTGCGTTTAACGGTTCAGAATATCCGGAAGTACACCCGCAGATGGACTTCCGAAGCGATAAAGAAGTCATCGAATTCATGGAGAATATCGCAGTCGTTTACCGCAACCATGAAATTATGCAGTCTCCCGAATCAGAAACTGAAACGATATTAAACGAAGCGGGACAGTACCTCGTTAAGTACTACACGGACGACGTGGACTACCTGCTCAATATTAACAACACGACAGAAACACAATCCAATACACTTAAACAGACAGCAGAAGAAGAAGGCAAAGTACTGAGCGGAATGCTTATCGGAGATATGATCCGCCCGCACGAGGGCGAATTCATCGCAGTACTCGACAGAGAAGAAACAGAACTGTATTCAATCATCGATGAGGCAGGATTCAACAACGGTTATCTTTACGCAGCAGTACTCATCTTTGGTATCTTCGCAGTATTCGTCTGGGTTGCCGCAAGCCGCAGTAAAAAAGCGAGACTGCAAAGAGAACAAAACGAACAAAATAATAAGTAA
- a CDS encoding CoA-disulfide reductase translates to MAKAIVVGGVAGGATAASQLRRLNPDIEIVIYERYDDISYGSCGMPYYIGGDIENRDSLMNMTPGKFMEKNIFVKTGHEVRSVNSEENTVTVFNKNSGKEFTDTYDWLILSPGGSPKQLEAVKDAEQAFSLHRLADLDHIMSYIEKNNVKESVLVGSGYIGLEVTENLTERGIHVTVLQHDERIYKNIEADMNGVLYEAMTEHGVTLKLNTEIDYVDGKQAVLSNGETINAELIITGVGIQPNTGFLNGSGVALHNGQIPINKNCQTNISNIYALGDATITHYQHMPAMLMQAALAWPAHRLAHIIANQISGDKTITHEGFLGTNIVKFFDYHIATLGLSEKEAADVPHFVVDQKQKNKSGYMKDAAPIHVRVYVSVETGIILRAAVVGTAGVDKRIDVLSAHTRLGGTVYDLINIEVGYAPPFSSPKDVINMVGYKAIEKAQKL, encoded by the coding sequence ATGGCTAAAGCAATAGTAGTTGGCGGTGTTGCAGGCGGTGCCACTGCAGCATCCCAGCTCCGCCGTTTGAACCCGGATATCGAAATCGTTATTTACGAGCGATATGATGACATCAGCTACGGGTCATGCGGTATGCCGTACTACATCGGCGGAGACATTGAAAACCGGGACAGCCTTATGAATATGACACCTGGAAAATTCATGGAGAAAAACATCTTTGTGAAGACGGGACATGAAGTCCGGTCAGTTAATTCAGAAGAAAATACTGTGACTGTGTTTAATAAAAACAGCGGCAAAGAATTTACCGACACATATGACTGGCTGATTCTGTCACCGGGCGGTTCACCGAAACAGCTTGAGGCGGTAAAAGATGCCGAACAGGCATTTTCACTCCACCGGCTGGCGGACCTTGACCACATCATGTCATACATCGAAAAAAATAACGTCAAAGAGTCCGTACTCGTCGGTTCAGGTTATATCGGACTTGAAGTGACAGAAAATCTGACTGAAAGAGGCATTCACGTTACTGTACTCCAGCACGATGAACGAATTTACAAAAACATCGAAGCTGATATGAACGGTGTGCTCTACGAAGCGATGACCGAACACGGTGTCACGCTGAAGCTGAATACGGAAATCGATTATGTCGACGGCAAACAGGCCGTACTGTCAAACGGTGAAACTATTAATGCGGAGCTGATTATAACAGGTGTCGGTATCCAGCCAAACACCGGATTTTTAAACGGTTCCGGGGTTGCACTTCATAACGGTCAAATTCCGATTAATAAGAACTGCCAGACGAACATCAGTAATATATATGCACTTGGGGATGCGACAATCACTCACTATCAGCATATGCCTGCCATGCTGATGCAGGCTGCACTCGCATGGCCTGCACACAGACTCGCACACATAATTGCAAATCAGATTTCAGGCGATAAAACCATTACGCATGAAGGATTTCTCGGTACCAACATCGTTAAGTTCTTCGACTATCATATTGCAACATTAGGTTTATCAGAAAAAGAAGCGGCAGACGTCCCCCACTTCGTTGTCGATCAGAAACAGAAAAATAAATCCGGGTATATGAAAGACGCAGCACCGATACACGTGCGCGTGTACGTTTCGGTTGAAACCGGAATTATACTGCGAGCAGCAGTCGTCGGTACTGCCGGCGTGGATAAACGCATCGACGTCTTATCCGCACACACGCGTTTAGGCGGCACTGTTTATGATCTGATCAACATTGAAGTCGGTTACGCGCCACCCTTCTCCAGTCCGAAAGACGTTATCAATATGGTTGGATACAAAGCGATAGAGAAAGCTCAGAAACTGTAG
- a CDS encoding DUF418 domain-containing protein, with translation MNDSNRHIYFIGGTALSLLFLYSGLFYMMPLHEINPFEYFFGRDLNVYNIVDIITGGSILPLISIITGYIISQYSYKGKKHIAKVLAFMMLILLLNTVLIFGFDKMPYVILTAFIGLFFVGRHWIISLAASLALFALHLMFNVVLEIISGLNSNIQHMYSGIQRVNEFISTYRSSDYLSMVNMNVDILSGAGAESLYSALFIILPSILLGVALKELDFTTFIKDSPFLSAGIIMALLAGGIATKLLQVLSLGTITGETLGEGFGGPVTAIGYFMILAYIADSLPKPVFEVFYNLGKYGLTSYIIFNILMMFIFYGFGLALYGQISVQMLILIVAALYVLLMILMNLAAKFNIPLLEQTFQTNKKMRRE, from the coding sequence TTGAATGATTCAAACAGACATATTTATTTTATCGGCGGTACAGCGCTGAGTTTACTATTTTTATACAGCGGCCTGTTTTACATGATGCCGCTGCACGAAATCAATCCGTTCGAATATTTTTTCGGACGAGACCTGAATGTTTATAATATCGTGGATATTATTACAGGCGGCTCGATATTGCCGCTCATCAGCATTATTACGGGCTATATAATCAGCCAGTACAGTTACAAAGGCAAAAAGCATATTGCCAAAGTACTGGCATTTATGATGCTTATCCTGCTTTTAAATACAGTGCTGATCTTCGGCTTTGATAAAATGCCCTATGTGATTTTAACAGCATTTATCGGTTTGTTCTTTGTCGGGCGTCACTGGATTATTTCACTTGCTGCATCGCTGGCACTGTTTGCACTGCATTTAATGTTCAACGTTGTACTGGAAATAATATCCGGGCTGAATTCCAACATTCAGCATATGTATTCGGGCATTCAGCGTGTGAATGAATTTATCAGCACATACAGAAGCAGCGATTATTTATCCATGGTGAATATGAACGTGGATATACTTTCAGGAGCCGGTGCAGAATCGCTGTACAGTGCACTCTTTATCATTTTGCCGTCAATTCTGCTCGGTGTGGCCCTGAAAGAGCTGGACTTTACAACTTTCATTAAGGACAGCCCGTTTCTCAGTGCCGGTATTATAATGGCGCTTCTTGCAGGCGGTATTGCGACGAAACTGCTGCAGGTACTTTCACTGGGAACAATTACAGGAGAAACGCTCGGTGAAGGATTCGGCGGACCGGTTACAGCAATCGGGTACTTTATGATTCTGGCATATATTGCAGACAGTCTGCCAAAGCCGGTATTCGAAGTATTTTATAACCTCGGTAAATATGGATTAACTTCATATATAATATTCAATATTCTTATGATGTTTATCTTCTACGGTTTCGGTCTCGCATTGTATGGACAAATATCAGTACAGATGCTTATATTAATCGTTGCAGCACTTTATGTACTGCTTATGATTCTTATGAATCTTGCGGCAAAATTTAATATTCCGTTACTGGAACAGACTTTTCAGACAAATAAGAAAATGAGACGGGAATAA
- a CDS encoding Cof-type HAD-IIB family hydrolase, with the protein MDKHLICLDLDGTLLTDEKTITPYTKEVLTTLKQQGHELMISTGRPYRASVPYYKELKMTTPVVNFNGAFVHHPTDFNFQMKHETLDLEVTREIAKIVPELNIKNIVAEIKDNIYIHYHDSVLFDAFKMGNPEISVGNLYETVTEDVTSILVQAEESEMPNIRKTLDDLFAEVIEQRRWGAPYPVLEIIKKGINKAVGVDYAREYLNIPQSRTIAFGDEDNDTEMLQYVEHGVAMKNGIDDIKNISNYVTKSNNNNDGIGHFLNEFFDLRLKP; encoded by the coding sequence ATGGACAAGCATTTAATTTGTTTAGATTTAGACGGTACTCTTTTAACGGATGAAAAGACAATCACTCCGTATACGAAAGAAGTGCTCACAACACTTAAACAACAGGGGCACGAACTGATGATCTCCACCGGGCGTCCCTACCGGGCAAGTGTTCCATATTATAAAGAATTAAAAATGACGACGCCTGTCGTTAACTTTAACGGTGCATTTGTCCATCATCCGACAGATTTCAACTTCCAGATGAAGCATGAAACACTGGATCTTGAAGTAACCAGGGAAATCGCCAAAATTGTACCGGAGCTTAATATTAAAAATATCGTTGCTGAAATAAAAGATAATATATATATTCACTACCACGACAGCGTGCTCTTTGATGCATTTAAGATGGGTAACCCTGAAATAAGCGTCGGTAATCTGTATGAAACAGTCACTGAAGATGTGACGAGTATTCTCGTTCAGGCTGAGGAATCCGAAATGCCGAACATTAGAAAGACACTCGATGACCTGTTTGCCGAAGTTATTGAGCAGCGCCGCTGGGGTGCACCTTATCCTGTACTTGAAATTATTAAAAAAGGGATAAACAAAGCAGTCGGTGTCGACTATGCCAGAGAATATTTAAACATTCCGCAAAGCCGCACTATCGCTTTTGGTGACGAAGACAACGATACTGAAATGCTTCAGTACGTTGAACACGGTGTTGCAATGAAAAACGGGATTGATGATATTAAGAATATTTCCAACTACGTAACAAAATCAAATAATAATAATGACGGTATCGGTCACTTCTTAAATGAATTCTTTGACCTGCGTCTAAAACCATAA
- the addA gene encoding helicase-exonuclease AddAB subunit AddA, whose amino-acid sequence MVKFTEAQSMAINTKGSDILVSAAAGSGKTAVLVERIKQNIIDGNYSIDEVFVSTFTNKSAKDMKDKIERALRQTYNETPDPRLNDEIIKLNDAHISTLHSFCLYLIQTHYNAVGLPPDMRTLGQVETEIRLQNIITAVLEEFYIAADEDFLKLDQFVTSNKDNSALHKLVTQLYHVAIATKEPMNFLNGMTDQYITDQKLEEILGSYRAVIGRRLRKLDQDLYILKTEYDNAERDEELKEKAIDDAYEKLAVMHKYVTGALESFSTEGSFKLPAAKLVTGANAFIKSATAYGNDLNDRYNKPANTLYQELSKVTQYTHEDVKAELAPLNGMNNQLINIAKEVIEAYRKDKQSANEMDFNDYEHYALDILTANDNEIAERYKEQFKEIMIDEYQDINRVQEAIIQLLKSGDEHDGNLFMVGDVKQSIYRFRQAAPDLFIDKSERFNHADSGRLIQLNRNFRSRSEILDATNLIFENIMDKNLGEIEYTDEEKLIKGIEAAEPESPVEVLPVIYDKNLKSADADELEIKQIVKLVQELYKKGASYQDIVILNRNRFAPDIMRHEFQKADIPISIDVNKGYFETFEILTMRSILSLIDNPLQDDHLAGVMRLPMFGFSEEEIAEIRISSDEKYLYEALTEYSGKEQIMRKIEEFTGTFKELKLHAKYLSVPELIAEIFFELNILEFFSGLPGGSARRANLNGLIDRALEFQSMNNTSLYQFISYIDFLISEGKDFGEEGPLENTDDAVRVMTVHSSKGLEFKHVIYADLKQNFTLTKVTRVYVHPKLGIVFNNFNDELNYHYDSIHGFTANDFLTIEQLSEELRLIYVALTRAEEKLYLPLMFKGEEEYKYDFSRMEKPSFETRAELKSAMDFLAPVLMQSSAPFIEVKEAEITDGEENERTEYAGLSDIDALNADIIPEVRERLFYNYPNQDDAEVTTKESVTSIKRRNETIPDGAEYISHTSEVKLREPNFLGDSLEAPVFGTIMHEMMMHIMHQWQTLSVMDEAARTAYIDTLIDNYSANYELLSSVHIKKMKENAARFFNDEMMNGLLNTQKGIHTELPFIMSQEAIGYAEHPEQIVQGIIDCLLEYDDRYIIIDYKTDRVKGTDLTASDLAGRYSTQMDIYTKSAQVSLGKPVTAVLYFFDYGAIPVE is encoded by the coding sequence ATGGTTAAATTTACCGAAGCACAGAGTATGGCAATCAATACGAAAGGTTCGGATATTTTAGTGTCCGCCGCGGCCGGTTCCGGGAAAACCGCGGTACTGGTTGAACGTATTAAACAGAATATTATCGACGGCAACTATTCCATCGATGAAGTGTTCGTATCGACATTTACGAACAAAAGTGCCAAAGACATGAAGGACAAAATCGAACGGGCACTCCGTCAGACGTACAATGAGACACCTGATCCACGGCTGAACGATGAGATTATTAAACTGAACGATGCACATATATCAACGCTGCACAGTTTCTGTTTATATTTAATCCAGACGCACTATAACGCTGTCGGGCTGCCGCCGGATATGCGTACACTCGGTCAGGTCGAAACAGAAATCCGGCTGCAGAATATTATTACCGCCGTACTTGAGGAGTTTTATATTGCAGCTGATGAAGACTTCCTGAAACTCGACCAGTTCGTAACGAGCAACAAAGACAACAGCGCACTGCACAAACTCGTGACACAGCTTTACCATGTCGCCATTGCGACGAAGGAACCGATGAATTTTCTTAACGGCATGACAGATCAGTATATTACGGACCAAAAGCTTGAAGAGATACTCGGAAGTTACAGGGCGGTTATTGGACGCAGGCTGAGAAAGCTCGATCAGGACCTTTATATTCTTAAGACGGAATACGATAATGCCGAACGCGATGAGGAATTAAAAGAAAAAGCAATTGACGATGCATATGAAAAACTGGCGGTAATGCATAAATATGTGACTGGGGCACTCGAATCATTCAGTACAGAAGGCAGTTTTAAACTGCCGGCTGCCAAACTGGTAACAGGAGCGAATGCATTTATTAAAAGTGCAACGGCATACGGTAATGATTTAAATGACCGTTATAACAAACCGGCCAATACACTGTATCAGGAACTCAGTAAAGTGACGCAGTATACTCATGAGGACGTTAAAGCGGAACTCGCACCGTTAAACGGCATGAACAACCAGCTGATTAATATCGCAAAAGAAGTTATTGAGGCATACAGAAAAGACAAACAGTCGGCCAATGAGATGGACTTTAACGACTATGAGCATTATGCACTCGATATTCTTACGGCGAATGACAATGAAATCGCGGAACGTTACAAAGAACAGTTTAAGGAAATAATGATCGATGAGTATCAGGATATTAACAGGGTGCAGGAAGCGATTATCCAGCTGCTGAAATCAGGAGATGAACACGACGGTAACCTGTTTATGGTAGGGGATGTCAAACAGTCCATTTACCGTTTCAGACAGGCGGCACCGGACTTATTTATCGATAAAAGCGAACGCTTCAATCATGCGGACAGCGGCAGGCTGATTCAGCTGAACAGAAACTTCCGTTCGCGCAGTGAGATACTCGATGCAACAAATTTAATATTTGAAAATATTATGGATAAAAATCTCGGTGAAATTGAATATACCGACGAAGAAAAATTAATTAAAGGCATTGAAGCAGCAGAGCCGGAATCTCCGGTAGAAGTGCTGCCGGTCATTTATGATAAAAATTTAAAGTCTGCCGATGCAGATGAGCTGGAAATTAAACAGATTGTTAAACTTGTGCAGGAATTGTATAAAAAAGGTGCGTCGTATCAGGATATCGTTATTTTAAACCGCAACCGTTTTGCACCGGATATAATGCGTCATGAATTCCAAAAGGCAGATATTCCAATCAGTATCGATGTTAATAAAGGCTATTTTGAAACGTTTGAGATTTTAACGATGCGGAGCATTTTATCGCTGATTGACAACCCGCTGCAGGATGATCATCTTGCAGGTGTCATGAGACTGCCGATGTTCGGCTTCAGCGAAGAGGAAATAGCGGAAATCCGTATTTCATCCGATGAAAAATATCTCTATGAAGCGCTGACGGAATACAGCGGCAAGGAACAGATAATGAGGAAAATCGAAGAATTCACCGGCACATTTAAAGAACTGAAACTTCATGCGAAATACTTAAGTGTGCCGGAACTCATTGCTGAGATTTTCTTTGAGCTGAACATACTGGAGTTCTTCAGCGGCCTGCCCGGCGGTTCTGCAAGACGCGCCAACTTAAACGGACTGATCGACAGGGCGTTGGAGTTCCAGTCGATGAACAATACGAGTCTGTATCAGTTTATCAGTTATATTGATTTTCTGATTTCAGAAGGTAAGGATTTCGGTGAGGAAGGCCCGCTTGAAAACACGGATGACGCGGTGCGTGTGATGACGGTGCACAGTTCAAAAGGGCTCGAGTTTAAGCACGTTATTTACGCAGATCTGAAGCAGAATTTTACACTGACGAAAGTAACCCGTGTGTACGTCCATCCGAAGCTCGGTATCGTATTCAACAACTTTAATGATGAATTAAACTATCATTACGACAGCATTCACGGCTTTACTGCCAACGACTTTCTGACCATCGAACAGCTGAGCGAGGAACTCCGTCTGATTTACGTTGCACTCACGAGGGCAGAGGAGAAACTTTACCTGCCGCTTATGTTTAAAGGCGAAGAGGAATACAAGTATGATTTCAGCAGAATGGAAAAGCCGTCATTTGAAACACGTGCGGAACTGAAGTCGGCAATGGATTTCCTTGCGCCTGTCCTCATGCAGTCGAGTGCACCTTTTATCGAAGTGAAGGAAGCGGAAATCACGGATGGTGAAGAGAACGAACGTACTGAATACGCCGGACTGTCAGATATCGATGCGCTGAATGCTGATATTATACCGGAAGTCCGGGAGCGTCTCTTTTACAATTATCCGAATCAGGATGATGCCGAAGTGACGACGAAGGAATCGGTCACATCGATTAAACGCCGGAACGAAACAATTCCGGACGGTGCAGAGTATATCAGTCATACAAGTGAAGTGAAGCTGCGTGAGCCGAACTTCCTCGGCGATTCACTGGAAGCACCTGTTTTCGGGACAATTATGCACGAGATGATGATGCATATTATGCACCAGTGGCAGACGCTGAGCGTAATGGATGAAGCCGCGAGAACCGCTTATATCGATACGCTGATCGATAACTACAGCGCTAATTATGAACTGCTGAGCAGTGTTCACATTAAGAAGATGAAAGAAAATGCAGCACGGTTTTTCAATGATGAAATGATGAATGGCCTGTTAAATACACAAAAAGGCATTCATACAGAGCTGCCGTTTATAATGAGTCAGGAAGCAATCGGTTACGCCGAGCATCCGGAGCAGATAGTGCAGGGGATTATCGACTGTCTGCTGGAATATGACGACCGTTATATTATTATTGACTATAAAACTGACCGTGTAAAAGGAACGGACTTAACCGCTTCAGACCTTGCCGGACGCTACAGCACGCAGATGGATATCTACACGAAATCGGCGCAGGTATCGCTTGGAAAACCTGTGACAGCCGTACTTTACTTTTTTGATTATGGGGCGATTCCAGTTGAATGA
- a CDS encoding metal-sulfur cluster assembly factor gives MEESMYGALENVIDPELGIDIVNLGLVYGVNLDDEGNAGVEMTLTSMGCPMGPQIMGQVEHCLLELPEVKDVQIAIVWNPPWDKDKMTRYAKIALGVS, from the coding sequence ATGGAAGAAAGCATGTACGGTGCGTTAGAGAACGTTATTGACCCCGAACTTGGTATAGATATAGTGAACCTTGGTTTAGTTTACGGTGTAAACCTCGACGACGAAGGTAATGCTGGTGTGGAAATGACATTAACTTCGATGGGGTGCCCGATGGGACCTCAGATTATGGGACAGGTGGAACACTGCCTGCTGGAACTGCCCGAAGTTAAAGATGTACAAATCGCAATCGTCTGGAACCCGCCATGGGATAAAGACAAGATGACACGTTATGCGAAAATCGCACTTGGGGTCAGCTAA
- a CDS encoding DegV family protein, which yields MKLIIDSCSDLSLERARELGADVQPLTIQIGDKSYKDQFEITSEEVIQAIKDGKRPMTSQPNPEAFASMFKEYTDKNESIIYIGFSSALSGTYQSASIAKDMILEEQPDADITLFDTEGASYGIGLIIERAAGYIADGDDKDTVTAKIQKDISNIRHLFTVDDLDYLAEGGRLSKGSAFVGGLLNIKPLLHLEGGKLIPLEKHRGLKKVFKRMVEISNEEGARATGHIVHADAEKAANDLKKQLLEKTDLETINISSIGPTISSHTGDGTIGLFYFKDGQ from the coding sequence ATGAAACTTATAATCGACAGCTGTTCAGACCTGTCGCTCGAAAGAGCACGTGAACTTGGTGCTGACGTACAGCCGCTGACAATCCAAATCGGAGACAAGAGCTACAAAGACCAGTTTGAAATTACGAGTGAAGAAGTCATTCAGGCAATAAAAGACGGCAAACGTCCGATGACAAGTCAGCCAAATCCGGAAGCATTTGCTTCCATGTTCAAAGAATATACAGACAAAAACGAAAGTATTATTTACATCGGTTTTTCAAGCGCTTTATCAGGTACATACCAGAGTGCTTCAATCGCGAAAGACATGATTCTTGAAGAGCAGCCCGATGCGGACATCACACTGTTCGACACAGAAGGTGCGAGTTACGGAATCGGTTTAATTATCGAAAGAGCTGCAGGCTACATCGCTGACGGCGACGATAAAGATACTGTCACTGCTAAAATTCAAAAAGATATAAGCAATATCAGACATCTGTTTACAGTAGATGATCTCGACTACCTTGCAGAAGGCGGACGTTTATCGAAAGGTTCTGCATTCGTCGGCGGTCTGTTAAATATTAAACCGCTCCTTCATCTTGAAGGCGGAAAATTAATTCCGCTGGAAAAACACCGCGGACTTAAAAAAGTATTTAAGCGCATGGTTGAAATTTCAAACGAAGAAGGCGCACGAGCAACGGGACATATCGTTCACGCCGACGCTGAAAAAGCTGCAAATGATCTGAAGAAACAGCTGCTTGAAAAAACTGACCTTGAAACGATAAACATCTCAAGTATCGGACCGACAATCAGTTCGCATACCGGAGACGGCACTATCGGTCTGTTCTACTTTAAAGACGGCCAGTAA
- a CDS encoding fumarylacetoacetate hydrolase family protein: MKFLTFEYQDKNYYGVKVKREDSAWIIPRLFQDFSDVKDYPRTLLEGITEYHTLDFQELVRKLVESAEASDNAEQYKAPFEEINILAPVKPPNNTIGFGRNFKAHAEEMNNEVELYVFTKANSSLVGDEDTISDFSELTEQLDYEGELGVVIGKEAKNIDSSMAFDHIYGYTIVNDISARELQKSHKQAFLSKSLATPMGPYIVTKDEIPNPQNTTIVTKVNDEIRQDGSTSLMVRKIDEMIAELSRYVTLEPGDVIATGTPAGVGAGMDPAGFLKSGDTVRISIDGIGTLTTHIE; encoded by the coding sequence ATGAAATTTTTAACTTTTGAGTATCAAGACAAGAATTATTATGGTGTCAAAGTAAAACGTGAAGACAGTGCGTGGATTATTCCGCGTTTATTCCAGGATTTCAGCGATGTTAAAGATTATCCGAGAACATTGCTTGAAGGTATTACTGAGTACCACACATTGGATTTTCAGGAACTTGTCAGAAAGCTCGTTGAAAGTGCAGAAGCATCTGACAATGCTGAACAGTATAAAGCACCATTTGAAGAAATTAATATACTTGCACCGGTGAAACCGCCGAATAATACTATCGGTTTCGGACGCAATTTCAAAGCTCACGCAGAAGAGATGAACAATGAAGTTGAACTGTATGTATTCACAAAAGCGAATTCAAGCCTAGTCGGTGATGAGGATACAATTTCTGATTTCAGCGAACTGACTGAACAGCTGGACTATGAAGGGGAGCTCGGTGTTGTTATCGGGAAAGAAGCAAAAAACATAGACAGCTCAATGGCATTTGATCACATTTACGGTTATACAATCGTTAATGATATATCAGCAAGAGAACTGCAGAAGTCACACAAACAGGCATTCTTATCGAAGAGCCTTGCAACTCCAATGGGACCTTATATCGTAACTAAAGATGAGATTCCAAATCCGCAAAACACGACAATCGTTACTAAAGTGAACGATGAAATCCGTCAGGACGGCAGCACGTCACTGATGGTAAGAAAAATTGATGAAATGATAGCGGAGCTTTCCAGATATGTAACTCTGGAACCGGGTGATGTCATTGCAACAGGTACACCAGCAGGTGTCGGTGCAGGCATGGATCCCGCAGGATTCCTGAAATCAGGAGATACGGTACGTATTTCTATAGACGGAATTGGCACTTTAACGACACACATTGAGTAA
- a CDS encoding YisL family protein, which produces MLHLHLTAIIVAVILFIAVYGMYKKNNTRDNKAAFITHMVLRVFYLIVLFSGLMVYVGNMEGISNSGGHMTYGIKVLLGILTIGFMEMAIVRLKKNSAKATVLMVICLAVIIATVIMGATLPLGMLSF; this is translated from the coding sequence GTGTTACATTTACACTTAACAGCTATTATTGTCGCAGTTATTTTATTTATCGCTGTTTACGGTATGTACAAGAAGAACAATACCCGCGATAACAAAGCTGCGTTCATAACGCATATGGTATTAAGAGTGTTCTATCTGATTGTACTGTTCAGCGGACTTATGGTTTATGTCGGCAACATGGAGGGAATCAGCAACTCCGGCGGTCACATGACATACGGCATTAAAGTTCTGCTTGGTATTCTTACTATCGGATTCATGGAAATGGCGATTGTAAGACTTAAGAAAAACTCTGCAAAAGCAACTGTACTTATGGTCATTTGTCTTGCAGTAATTATCGCAACAGTTATTATGGGTGCTACGCTGCCGCTTGGCATGCTCAGCTTCTAA